Genomic DNA from Myxococcus guangdongensis:
GCGCCATCCAGCTCGCGAAGAAGCTGCGCCAGTACGACTACTGCGGCAATGAGGCCATCCTCCGGGATGGCACGCTGCCTCGTCGCTTCACGCTCCGCGCGCGGTTCGACAAGGGCGGCGAGGGCGTGACGGCCTCTGTCCTGCCCAAGACGTCCGTGCGGATGCTCAACGCCTGCATCAAGCACAAGACGAAGTACATCTATCTGGGCACGCCGCCGGAGAAGCGCGACTTCGAGGTGGAATTGACGCTGTCGTTCGCGCACCTGCGTCCCAAGGGCAAACCCGAGACCTACGATGACCAGTGGAGCGTCCTCCATGACGACTGAGTCCATGCGTCGTCGAGGGACTCCGCCAGGAAGCCAGTGATGGGCTCGAGGGGCACGGCGACGTGCCTCCGCGGAGTCCTTTGTGCGCGCCGGGCGCGGTAGGGTGGGCGCTCGATGCCCATCACACGTTTGCAGATCGCGGGTTACCGCTCGGTGCGTCGGCTCTCGATGGAGTTGGGGCCGATGAATGTCATCGTCGGCGCCAACGGAAGCGGCAAGACGAACCTGTACCGCGCGCTGTATCTGTTGTCGGTGGCCGCGGAGGGGAGGCTGGCGCGGACGCTCGCGGAGGAGGGCGGGACGCCGAGCGTGTTGTGGGCCGGGCCCCGCATGGCGAAGAAGCCCGTGCGCTTGTCGGTGCAGGTGGAGTTGGGTGAACTCGCGTACGAGCTGACCTGCGGAATCGTTCCCCCTGTCCCGAGGGTGCCGGACCCTTTTCGTCTGGACCCCGAGGTGAAGACGGAGCACCTGTGGGCCCTCTCCGGAGGGCGCAAGGTGGTGTTGATGGAGCGCAAGGACCGCACGGCCTTCATGCGGGACGCGGATGGGAAGCGGGTGGTGTTTCCCACGGGCCTCTGGAGCGCGGAGTCGGTGCTGGACCAACTGGGCGAGCCGCACCGCTTCCCTCGGTTGTCGGAGGTTCAGCGCACCTTCGCCTCGTGGCGCTTCTACCATCACTTCCGCACGGACCCTGACGCCCCCATGCGTCATCCCCGAGTGGGTGTGAGGACGCCGGTGCTGGCGCATGACGGCGCGGACCTCGCGGCGGCGCTGATGACCATCCTCGACATCGGGGATGACCGCGCACTGGACCAGGGCGTCGACGATGCGTTCCCTGGCGCGAGGCTCGATGTCCGCTCGGAGGAAGGCCGCTTCAGCCTGTTCCTGCACATGCCCGGGCTGAATCGTCCCATGGCCGCGGCCGAGCTGTCCGACGGCACGCTGCGCTACCTCTGCCTGCTGGCCGCACTGCTCAGTCCGCGTCCTCCCGCGTTCCTCGCGCTCAACGAGCCGGAGACGAGCCTGCACCCGGACCTGCTGGAGCCGCTGGGACGACTGCTCGCGAAGGCGTCGAAGACGTCGCAAGTCTGGGTGACGACGCACGCGGAGTTGCTCGCGCGCACGGTGGCGAGCGCCACGCGCTGCGAGCCCGTGTACCTGGTGAAGAAGGACGGAGCCACGCAGGTGGAGGGGCGCACGGAGGAGGACGATGACGACGCCTCCGACGATGACGTGTGAGGCTCAGCCACCGTCGGAGCGCTGTTCTCCGGTGACACACCCCACCAGCAGGCGCGATGCTGCTGGCCCTCACAGGTCTCCCAGCGTGTCAGCCCTCACTCCGCGCCAGCGCAATCCCCCGTGCAGGGACGTGTCATGACGCCGGGGCTCTATCGCGTGCACAAACCGGTGGGCCCCACCAGCTTCTCGGTGGTGCAGTCGTTCCTCGAGGAGACGCGGGCCGTCCCCGGCAAGCGCGTGCCCGTGTGTCACGGCGGCACGCTGGACCCGTTCGCGCAAGGGCTGCTGCTCATCCTCGTGGGCCAGTCCACGCGCCTGTTCGAGCTGCTGCACGTCGTGCCCAAGACCTACGAAGCGGACGTCATCTGGGGCACGGAGATGGACACGGGAGACCTGCACGGCCGCCCCGTCCTCCAGGGGGACACCTCACCCCTGACGCCTGGGATGCTGGACGCCGCGCTCGCCCCGTTCCTCGGCTGGCGGGAGCAGGTCCCTCCCGCGACGAGCGCCAAGAAGGTCGGCGGAGAGCCCGCGTATCGCAAGGCGCACCGGGGCGAAGTGGTGGAGCTGCCACCCTCGCGCGTGTACCTCCACTCCGCGAACTGGCTGTCGCACGACCTGCCCCGCACCAGCCGCCTGTCGATGACATGCCGCGGCGGCTACTACGTGCGCTCCCTCGCGCGCGACCTCGGCCGGGCACTCGGTTGTGGCGCGCACCTGTCCACGTTGAGCCGCACACGAATCGGACCCTGGACCGACCCCGAGCCCGGAGCGCGAGTGCTGGCGACAGGCCGCGAGCTGCTCCCCTGGGCGCGCGTGCGTCCGCTCACGGACCACGAGGTCGGCGACTTGCGCCGCGAGCGCTCCATTCCCCTCGTCGGCACGAGCCCACCGGACTGGCGTCTCCCCACGGGCTTCCCGGACCCCGAGGCGCCCGTGCGGGGCTTCCACCAGGGCCGGCTCGCGTTCCTGCTCCGCGAGCGGGACGGCGCGCTGTGGAGCGAGGCGGAGCTGCGCGGCGGCCTGTGAAGGACGCCCGACGCCTGGGCCATGAAACTGCTTTCCAGGGTCGTCCGTATGTCTTGTGCGCCCCGGGACACGGGGGGCGGATGCGGCTCTTTGACATGCAGGGCGAGGATCCGGTGACTCCAGTCACCACCCCAAGGGCCTCCACCTGGTGACTGTTGTCACCGGTGGTGACAGGTGTCACCACCCCCCACCTCCACCCAGGTGCTCCGTAACTCCCTGAAAATAAAGAAGAAGTGAAGGTAGGCGTCTGTGGCACGGGACGCGCAATAGGGGTGCTCACCACGGTTCACGACGGAGACCCCAAATGACCATCGCTACCACGTTCAAGCCCGCGCTGCAGAAGCTCAACCGCACCGAGGCGAAGCTGGAGAAGCTCGAAGGCAAGCTCGAGCGCGTCCTGGAGCGTGAGCACAAGCTCCTCAAGGACCTTCGCAACGTGATGAAGCAGCAGGTCCAGAACGGCCGCGCGGGGGCGGGGCGTGACAGCTTCGACGCGGGTGCTCGCGGTGGTGTCGCCAACCGCCCGCTGCCCAACGAGTGGAGCCCGCTGGACACGGGGGCGCTGCGCGAGACGAACAAGCTGGACAAGACCAAGGGCCCCATCACCGCGGACCAGCTCACCGAGGCCATCCGCCGTGGCACGGGGGACCACGACGGCAACGCGGCGCGCGGTGAGTACCGCGCCTTCTCGGAGTGGGCGGAGAAGAACCAGTCCCGCCTCACGCCCGAGGCCAAGCAGGTGATGGACCGCTTCTCCAAGTTCGCCGCCGAGCGCCAGGCCAACGGTCACAAGGAGGGCGACTGGCGGGACATGATGAAGGACATGAGGGGCATCGGCGACAAGAGCGCCGAGAAGCAGGTGGCGAAGCTCGACGCCATGCCCAAGCCCATCTCCGGTGAGCAGATGTCGCGCGCCATCGAGCGCGGCGTGAAGGACCGCGACAACAACACCGGCGACGAGCTGAAGGCCTTCCAGGACTGGGCGAAGAAGAACCAGGACAAGCTGTCGCCCGAGGCCAAGGAAGTGCTGGGCAAGTTCGAGAAGCACGCCAAGAAGGCGATGGCCTCTGGTGACAAGGACCTGACCCGCGGCGAGATGGACAAGATGCTCAACGACTTCAAGAAGGTCGGCGACGTGAGCGCCCGGAAGGCGATGGGGGAGCTGGACAAGGAGAACGGCCCCATCTCTGGCGAGGACATGCTGGGCGCCATCCAGAAGGGCGTGTCCGACGGTGGCCGCGCCACGCCCAAGGAGCTGGCCGAGGTCCAGAAGTGGGCGGAGAAGAACAAGGACCGCATGACGCCCGAGGCGCAGAAGGTGCTGGAGACGTTCCAGCAGCACGCCATGAAGTCGGGCACCGGTGGCCTCGACAAGGCCGAGCTGGACGCGGCGGTGAAGGAGGCGTCCCAGCACA
This window encodes:
- the truB gene encoding tRNA pseudouridine(55) synthase TruB, with amino-acid sequence MTPGLYRVHKPVGPTSFSVVQSFLEETRAVPGKRVPVCHGGTLDPFAQGLLLILVGQSTRLFELLHVVPKTYEADVIWGTEMDTGDLHGRPVLQGDTSPLTPGMLDAALAPFLGWREQVPPATSAKKVGGEPAYRKAHRGEVVELPPSRVYLHSANWLSHDLPRTSRLSMTCRGGYYVRSLARDLGRALGCGAHLSTLSRTRIGPWTDPEPGARVLATGRELLPWARVRPLTDHEVGDLRRERSIPLVGTSPPDWRLPTGFPDPEAPVRGFHQGRLAFLLRERDGALWSEAELRGGL
- a CDS encoding AAA family ATPase; amino-acid sequence: MPITRLQIAGYRSVRRLSMELGPMNVIVGANGSGKTNLYRALYLLSVAAEGRLARTLAEEGGTPSVLWAGPRMAKKPVRLSVQVELGELAYELTCGIVPPVPRVPDPFRLDPEVKTEHLWALSGGRKVVLMERKDRTAFMRDADGKRVVFPTGLWSAESVLDQLGEPHRFPRLSEVQRTFASWRFYHHFRTDPDAPMRHPRVGVRTPVLAHDGADLAAALMTILDIGDDRALDQGVDDAFPGARLDVRSEEGRFSLFLHMPGLNRPMAAAELSDGTLRYLCLLAALLSPRPPAFLALNEPETSLHPDLLEPLGRLLAKASKTSQVWVTTHAELLARTVASATRCEPVYLVKKDGATQVEGRTEEDDDDASDDDV